One window of the Sulfitobacter alexandrii genome contains the following:
- a CDS encoding methyltransferase domain-containing protein, with the protein MTDLNYDDRHIALLEELWGEGYLSPGGPEEVARVVKDAPVEGARMLDIGSGSGAIAVALVRDHGAAHVTGIDVETPVCAAAQTRVDAAGLQDRITITEVTPGPLPFEPGTFDVVFSKDSIIHIPDKEALAQDVFRILRPGGWFAASDWLMSYDGDPSPEMAAYIALEDLDFAMASPARYEKALSAAGFRNIRLTNRNRWYLDLARQELARFTGPDRPAWEQAHGADLIAASIETWKAMILVLETGEHCPHHLLAQKPG; encoded by the coding sequence ATGACCGACCTGAACTACGACGACCGCCACATCGCGCTTCTCGAGGAACTCTGGGGCGAAGGCTACCTCTCTCCCGGCGGCCCCGAGGAAGTGGCCCGCGTGGTGAAGGACGCGCCCGTCGAAGGAGCGCGGATGCTCGACATCGGCAGCGGCTCGGGGGCCATCGCGGTGGCACTGGTGCGCGATCACGGCGCCGCGCATGTCACCGGGATCGACGTGGAAACGCCGGTCTGCGCCGCCGCGCAAACACGTGTCGACGCAGCCGGGCTGCAGGACCGGATCACGATAACGGAAGTCACCCCCGGCCCCCTGCCCTTCGAGCCCGGTACGTTCGACGTCGTGTTCTCCAAGGATTCGATCATCCATATTCCGGACAAGGAAGCGCTGGCGCAGGACGTCTTTCGCATCCTGCGGCCCGGCGGCTGGTTCGCGGCCTCGGACTGGCTGATGTCTTACGACGGGGACCCCTCTCCCGAGATGGCCGCCTATATCGCGCTGGAGGATCTCGATTTCGCCATGGCCTCGCCCGCGCGGTACGAAAAGGCCCTGTCGGCCGCGGGTTTCCGCAACATCCGCCTCACCAACCGCAACCGCTGGTATCTGGATCTCGCCCGACAGGAACTCGCCCGGTTCACCGGCCCCGACCGGCCGGCCTGGGAACAGGCGCACGGCGCCGACCTGATCGCCGCCTCGATCGAGACCTGGAAAGCCATGATCCTCGTGCTGGAAACCGGCGAACACTGCCCGCACCACCTGCTCGCGCAAAAGCCGGGCTAG
- a CDS encoding aminomethyltransferase family protein, with amino-acid sequence MSHAVAGTVPIGLIAGPFHDRLESLSHAKGWMNWAGYLSPSVLDTAEFEYFAIRNQATLFDISPMHKYRVSGPDALDMLNRVVTRDLRKIGDGRVGYVLWCDEEGMLIDDGTLFRFSATDFRLCCQERMMGWLLDASWGFDVEVRDESHEVAGLSLQGPTAYSVLKEAGLDVGDMKPFDWREVETDLWISRTGFTGDLGYELWVPWDKALPLWDRLWDAGHHWGLRAVGYDALHIARIEAGFMAAGMDFQPVHATMRLHRGRTPLELGFDRLVHFDKGHFNGRRALLAQRDKGLRTHLVKVDLGGFKPAQDALIYHRKRREVGYVTSGVWSPTTKRNIALAELKAPFGVGKVKDLWAEIYVNQEGRWARRMVPVTVQDKPFFINGRARATPPAAF; translated from the coding sequence ATGAGCCATGCCGTTGCCGGGACCGTTCCGATCGGCCTGATTGCCGGTCCGTTCCACGATCGCCTGGAAAGCCTGAGCCATGCCAAGGGCTGGATGAACTGGGCGGGATACCTGTCGCCTTCCGTTCTCGACACGGCGGAGTTCGAGTATTTCGCGATCCGCAACCAGGCGACGCTTTTCGACATCTCACCGATGCACAAGTACCGCGTCAGCGGGCCTGACGCGCTGGACATGCTCAACCGGGTGGTCACGCGGGATCTGCGCAAGATCGGCGACGGGCGCGTCGGCTACGTCCTTTGGTGCGACGAGGAGGGCATGCTGATCGACGACGGCACGCTTTTTCGGTTCTCCGCCACGGACTTCCGCCTGTGCTGTCAGGAACGGATGATGGGCTGGCTGCTCGATGCGTCCTGGGGCTTCGACGTCGAGGTGCGCGATGAAAGCCACGAGGTCGCGGGCCTTTCCCTGCAGGGGCCGACCGCGTACTCGGTCCTCAAGGAGGCGGGGCTGGACGTGGGCGACATGAAGCCCTTCGATTGGCGCGAGGTTGAAACGGACCTCTGGATCTCGCGGACCGGGTTCACCGGCGACCTCGGCTACGAGCTCTGGGTGCCGTGGGACAAGGCGCTGCCGCTGTGGGACCGGCTGTGGGACGCGGGGCACCACTGGGGGCTGCGCGCGGTCGGCTACGATGCGCTGCACATCGCCCGGATCGAGGCCGGGTTCATGGCGGCCGGGATGGATTTTCAGCCGGTGCACGCCACGATGCGGCTGCACCGGGGGCGCACACCGCTCGAACTGGGGTTCGACCGGCTGGTGCATTTCGACAAGGGCCACTTCAACGGGCGCCGCGCCTTGCTGGCCCAACGCGACAAGGGCCTGCGGACCCATCTGGTCAAGGTGGACCTCGGCGGGTTCAAACCCGCGCAGGACGCGTTGATCTACCACCGCAAACGGCGCGAGGTCGGCTATGTCACCTCGGGTGTCTGGTCGCCGACGACCAAGCGCAACATCGCCCTGGCCGAATTGAAGGCCCCGTTCGGCGTCGGCAAGGTCAAGGACCTCTGGGCCGAAATCTATGTCAATCAGGAGGGCCGCTGGGCGCGCCGCATGGTGCCCGTGACGGTCCAGGACAAGCCATTTTTCATCAACGGACGTGCGCGGGCAACTCCGCCCGCCGCCTTCTGA
- a CDS encoding phytoene desaturase family protein, with product MSDSFDVIVIGAGHNGLTAATVLARKGKRVCVVEKTAQPGGMARMVDYAQGARGPEIAHLLYNLSPAVAKDTGLTVDARRLPTIALSPDGRHAELRGDSLRHADGEAHPDAAAYAELRARLVRFAGLLGQMSDAPPPSLAEGLANLASLRDLGGLAKLGLNLKRLGKEDMREFLRIVLSNAYDLLLDDLSDGPVAGALAADAVRGAFSGPRAPGSVFTLMYRMGQGGESAWPMGGFGAFEKAAADAGAVLRCGTGVASVSVEDDRVRGVTLEDGTELRARAVLSSLGAATTMRLAGPAHFDIEATRRLRKMRAKGTAAKLNLVLSEAPDMPGLSDAQKAGRLIVAPSATYVESAFNPVKYGRVSDAPVIEAVLPSLTDPSLCRDGRQVLSAIVSYVPFDPEGGWTEEARADLARKVIGTLETYMPGLSGRVTGQTLLTPDDIAASTGAPGGHWHHGELSIDQVLTVRPVNGMSRYAFGIGGYYLCGASAHPGGDITGSPGRNAARRLLEEGIPS from the coding sequence ATGAGCGATTCCTTCGATGTGATCGTGATCGGCGCGGGCCACAACGGGTTGACGGCGGCGACGGTGCTGGCGCGCAAGGGCAAGCGGGTCTGCGTGGTGGAAAAAACGGCGCAGCCCGGCGGCATGGCGCGCATGGTGGACTATGCGCAAGGCGCGCGGGGGCCCGAAATCGCCCATCTGCTCTATAATCTCAGCCCGGCGGTGGCCAAGGATACCGGCCTGACGGTGGATGCGCGCCGACTGCCCACCATCGCCCTGTCCCCGGACGGACGCCACGCCGAACTGCGCGGAGACAGCCTGCGTCATGCCGATGGCGAAGCCCACCCGGATGCCGCGGCCTATGCGGAACTTCGGGCGCGTCTGGTGCGCTTTGCGGGGCTGCTGGGGCAGATGTCGGACGCGCCACCGCCCTCGCTTGCCGAGGGTCTGGCCAACCTCGCCAGCCTGCGCGACCTCGGCGGGTTGGCAAAGCTCGGTCTGAACCTCAAGCGGTTGGGCAAGGAGGACATGCGGGAGTTCCTTCGGATCGTGCTGTCCAACGCCTATGACCTGCTTCTGGACGATCTTTCCGACGGGCCGGTCGCGGGGGCGCTGGCCGCCGACGCGGTTCGGGGGGCATTCAGCGGGCCCCGCGCGCCGGGGTCCGTGTTCACGCTGATGTACCGCATGGGGCAGGGCGGCGAGTCCGCCTGGCCGATGGGCGGCTTCGGGGCCTTCGAAAAGGCGGCGGCGGATGCCGGGGCGGTCCTGCGGTGCGGCACCGGCGTGGCCTCCGTCTCGGTGGAGGATGACCGGGTGCGCGGCGTCACGCTGGAGGACGGCACGGAGCTGCGCGCGCGGGCCGTGCTGTCCAGTCTCGGGGCCGCAACCACCATGCGGCTTGCCGGCCCCGCCCATTTCGACATCGAAGCCACGCGCCGGTTGCGCAAGATGCGGGCGAAGGGAACGGCAGCCAAGCTGAACCTCGTGCTGTCGGAGGCGCCCGACATGCCGGGTCTGAGCGACGCGCAGAAGGCGGGGCGGCTGATCGTGGCGCCTTCGGCAACCTACGTGGAAAGCGCCTTCAACCCGGTGAAATACGGCCGCGTTTCCGATGCGCCGGTGATCGAGGCCGTGCTGCCCTCGCTCACGGACCCGTCGCTGTGCAGGGACGGGCGGCAGGTGCTGTCGGCAATCGTCAGCTACGTGCCTTTCGACCCCGAGGGCGGCTGGACGGAAGAGGCGCGCGCGGATCTTGCCCGCAAGGTCATCGGCACCCTGGAAACCTACATGCCCGGCCTGTCCGGCCGCGTCACCGGTCAGACCCTTCTGACCCCAGACGACATCGCGGCCTCGACCGGGGCGCCGGGGGGGCACTGGCACCACGGCGAACTCAGCATCGACCAGGTTCTCACGGTGCGTCCCGTGAACGGCATGTCGCGCTACGCCTTCGGCATCGGGGGATACTACCTGTGCGGTGCTTCCGCGCATCCGGGCGGGGATATCACCGGGTCTCCCGGTCGCAACGCGGCGCGCCGCCTGCTGGAAGAGGGAATACCGTCATGA
- a CDS encoding TetR/AcrR family transcriptional regulator, which translates to MKKTTTPPEERRLTDETINSSTKPRKERKDNADRRRRQLLDATRRSIIEHGLAKTTLATVAAEAGLSQGVAVFYFKSKNGLLVETLRAHYQFYADTWRAALDTAGPDPRDRLMALIAADFSPEVCSPESLSLWFAFWGEQTFVPQYAAICREFDTDRSGAIREICGALMQDAEEQKVKQVAQWIDTLTDGFWQNLHLQPNRMTPAQCLESTRAMIDALI; encoded by the coding sequence ATGAAAAAAACGACGACACCCCCGGAGGAACGGCGATTGACCGACGAGACGATCAACAGCAGCACGAAGCCCCGCAAGGAACGCAAGGACAACGCGGACCGTCGGCGTCGGCAGTTGCTCGATGCGACGCGGCGCTCGATCATCGAACACGGTCTGGCCAAGACGACGCTGGCCACGGTCGCGGCCGAAGCGGGATTGTCGCAGGGCGTTGCTGTCTTCTACTTCAAGTCGAAGAACGGGCTGCTGGTGGAAACCCTGCGGGCGCATTACCAGTTCTACGCCGACACCTGGCGCGCGGCGCTCGACACGGCCGGGCCGGATCCGCGGGACCGGCTGATGGCCCTGATCGCGGCGGATTTCTCGCCGGAGGTCTGCTCGCCCGAATCGCTGTCGCTGTGGTTCGCTTTCTGGGGTGAACAGACCTTCGTGCCGCAATACGCTGCGATCTGCAGGGAGTTCGATACCGATCGCAGCGGCGCGATCCGGGAAATCTGCGGCGCGCTGATGCAGGACGCTGAAGAGCAGAAGGTCAAGCAGGTGGCGCAGTGGATCGACACGCTGACGGACGGGTTCTGGCAGAACCTGCACCTGCAGCCGAACCGGATGACGCCCGCACAGTGCCTCGAGTCGACCCGTGCGATGATCGACGCGCTGATCTGA
- a CDS encoding aminotransferase yields the protein MTTLPRDMTNGTPPDLLNEWDRNHQLHPWAAMDAWQESDYHPIESAEGIYLWDAEGKRYIDGPGGMWCVQIGYGRKDMAAAIAEQVMRLPYTSPWTTTTDPSTILAKKIADLAPGDLNNVFFTTGGSTAVDTALRTMHFMNNALGRPDKKIVIAREKGYHGSTYLASTVTGKERDKSRFDIEKRLVRFLPDVNPYNRPDGMSVEDWCDAKVADLENMIEEVGAENVGAFIAEPILCSGGVIVPPEGYHKRTHELCRKHDILYISDEVVTAFGRLGHWFASEDVFGITPDIITCAKGLTSGYLPLGACIISDRVMERMTGPDENVLFSNGYTYSAHPVCCVAALKNIEIMEEERILEHTREITPHFQSRLRALAKFPIVGDLRGMGLLGCIEGRPDTPGTSLAAERKLGALLDEACEKRGLLVRPLINMAVFSPPLVITRAQVDEMFDLLEEALEEVTAEMASD from the coding sequence ATGACAACGCTTCCGCGCGACATGACCAACGGCACACCGCCGGACCTTCTGAACGAATGGGATCGCAATCACCAGCTGCATCCCTGGGCGGCGATGGACGCCTGGCAGGAGAGCGACTATCACCCGATCGAAAGCGCCGAGGGCATCTATCTGTGGGATGCCGAGGGCAAACGCTACATCGACGGGCCGGGGGGCATGTGGTGCGTCCAGATCGGCTATGGCCGCAAGGACATGGCGGCGGCGATTGCCGAACAGGTCATGCGTCTGCCCTACACGTCGCCCTGGACCACGACCACCGACCCCTCGACGATCCTCGCCAAGAAGATCGCCGATCTCGCGCCCGGCGACCTCAACAACGTCTTCTTCACCACCGGCGGTTCCACCGCCGTCGACACCGCGCTGCGCACGATGCATTTCATGAACAACGCCCTCGGTCGGCCCGACAAGAAGATCGTGATCGCCCGTGAAAAGGGCTACCACGGCTCGACCTACCTCGCGTCGACCGTGACCGGCAAGGAACGTGACAAGAGCCGTTTCGACATCGAGAAACGCCTCGTCCGGTTTTTGCCCGACGTGAACCCCTACAACCGCCCCGACGGCATGAGCGTCGAGGACTGGTGCGATGCCAAGGTCGCAGACCTCGAGAACATGATCGAGGAGGTCGGCGCCGAGAACGTCGGCGCCTTCATCGCGGAACCCATCCTGTGTTCCGGCGGTGTCATCGTTCCGCCCGAAGGCTATCACAAGCGCACGCATGAACTCTGCCGCAAGCACGATATCCTCTATATCTCGGACGAGGTGGTGACCGCGTTCGGCCGGCTGGGGCACTGGTTCGCCTCGGAGGACGTGTTCGGCATCACGCCCGACATCATCACCTGCGCCAAGGGGCTGACGTCGGGCTATCTGCCGCTGGGGGCCTGCATCATTTCCGACCGCGTGATGGAGCGGATGACCGGCCCGGACGAGAATGTCCTGTTTTCCAACGGTTATACCTATTCGGCGCATCCAGTCTGCTGTGTCGCCGCACTGAAGAATATCGAGATCATGGAAGAAGAGCGGATCCTCGAACACACCCGCGAGATCACGCCGCATTTCCAGTCCCGGCTGCGTGCGCTGGCGAAGTTTCCCATCGTGGGCGACTTGCGCGGCATGGGCCTGCTGGGCTGTATCGAGGGCCGTCCGGACACGCCCGGCACGTCGCTCGCGGCGGAACGCAAACTGGGCGCGCTGCTGGACGAAGCCTGCGAGAAGCGCGGTCTTCTGGTACGGCCCCTGATCAACATGGCGGTCTTCTCGCCGCCGCTGGTGATCACCAGGGCACAGGTGGACGAGATGTTCGATCTGCTCGAAGAGGCGCTGGAAGAGGTGACGGCCGAGATGGCGTCAGACTGA
- a CDS encoding extracellular solute-binding protein, with protein MTTSRLKVAALAGAAALLTSTAMAQDAELTVFDWAGYEDPEFYSAYIEEHGEKPTFAFFGDEEEAFQKLRSGFKADAAHPCSQSVPKWMEAGLLEPLDTSRIDRWDELNEEFREIEAYKKDGEYYFVPMDWGNTALTYNTEKLTEEQVQSLQIFADPSMAGKVSVGDSVDDAYALGFLATGVQDWTQATDEQFQAASDFLRKVHQNVLSYWDSSSSLAQLMQSGQVELAWAWNETSATMGGEGLPIAMKRDTDEGASSWVCGYVKLKDGEGSDDKFYDFINAWLAPESADYIVNAWGYGHSNAARMAEMDQEMLKSVGLDSNDALRANTLWQAPPQPEMREKMIAEFENIKAGF; from the coding sequence ATGACCACTTCAAGACTGAAGGTCGCCGCGCTGGCCGGAGCCGCCGCGCTGCTGACATCGACCGCCATGGCGCAGGATGCCGAACTGACGGTATTCGACTGGGCCGGGTACGAGGATCCCGAATTCTACAGCGCCTACATCGAAGAGCACGGCGAAAAACCCACCTTCGCCTTCTTCGGCGACGAGGAAGAGGCGTTCCAGAAGCTCCGCTCGGGGTTCAAGGCGGACGCCGCGCACCCCTGTTCGCAGTCCGTGCCGAAATGGATGGAAGCGGGCCTGCTGGAGCCGCTCGACACCTCGCGGATCGACCGCTGGGACGAGCTGAACGAGGAGTTCCGCGAGATCGAGGCCTACAAGAAGGACGGCGAGTACTACTTCGTCCCGATGGACTGGGGCAACACCGCGCTGACCTACAACACCGAGAAGCTGACCGAGGAGCAGGTCCAGTCGCTGCAGATCTTCGCCGACCCGTCGATGGCCGGCAAGGTTTCCGTGGGCGACAGCGTGGACGACGCCTATGCGCTCGGCTTCCTCGCCACCGGCGTGCAGGACTGGACGCAGGCCACGGACGAACAGTTCCAGGCGGCCTCAGATTTCCTGCGCAAGGTGCACCAGAACGTGCTGTCCTACTGGGACAGTTCCTCCTCGCTGGCGCAGCTGATGCAGTCGGGGCAGGTGGAACTCGCCTGGGCCTGGAACGAGACCTCGGCCACGATGGGCGGCGAGGGCCTGCCCATCGCGATGAAGCGCGACACGGACGAGGGCGCCTCGAGCTGGGTCTGCGGCTACGTCAAGCTGAAGGACGGCGAGGGGTCCGATGACAAGTTCTACGACTTCATCAACGCCTGGCTCGCCCCGGAATCCGCCGACTATATCGTGAATGCCTGGGGCTACGGCCATTCCAACGCGGCACGCATGGCGGAGATGGACCAGGAGATGCTGAAATCGGTGGGGCTCGACAGCAACGACGCCCTGCGGGCGAACACCCTGTGGCAGGCGCCGCCCCAGCCCGAGATGCGCGAGAAGATGATCGCGGAGTTCGAGAACATCAAGGCCGGCTTCTGA
- a CDS encoding FAD-dependent oxidoreductase, with protein sequence MRDSRHDILFEPLRLGPVTAPNRFYQVPHCTGMGWRRPRSLAAMRGVKAEGGWGVVNTEYCSIHPTSDNDYYAYCALWDDSDIRAHRLMTDAVHAHGALAGVELWAGGGMIVNHATRLPPMGLRSLPQTDDGEVQPGQTRPMDLTDIADLRRWHRDAALRAVEAGFDIVYVYATHGYLLSQFLDARTNTRTDAYGGPLENRVRLVRELIEDTREALSGRAAVACRFSVGLEDAESYDAFGLLADLPDLWDLTVPDYDIEMSNSRFVRQGALTESVARAKALTDRPVVAVGRFTDPDMMAQVIRSGAQDMIGAARPSIADPFLPLKIREGRSADIRECIGCNICYAHDSQGVPIRCTQNPTMGDEWRLGWHPERLAAAPSAARVLVVGGGPAGLEAARVLGARGHEVMLAEARRVMGGRVTRESALPGLSEWARVRDWRLGQIAKMDNVTLYPESRIGPDDLPAMSVDHLIVATGAHWADDTVGRNNPYGLHEMDRDMIVSADDVLAGHMVEAEHIAIYDDDHYYHGSVLALALRRAGHDVMLVTPAGRVCEWGTFTQEQYASTAALIAAGVRIVTNRVMTQAAGGAARLACPFGGADITLACDAVLPLTRRIPDRTLYDAVRATDHGLQSISLIGDAEAPGLIAAAVYSGHRAGMELGETVDLAARYGRRETSV encoded by the coding sequence ATGCGCGATTCAAGACATGACATCCTTTTCGAGCCGCTCCGACTGGGCCCGGTGACCGCCCCGAACCGGTTCTACCAGGTCCCGCATTGTACCGGCATGGGCTGGCGTCGGCCGCGCAGCCTTGCCGCGATGCGCGGCGTGAAGGCCGAAGGCGGCTGGGGCGTGGTGAATACCGAATACTGCTCCATTCATCCCACGTCGGACAACGATTATTACGCCTATTGCGCGCTTTGGGATGACAGCGACATCCGTGCGCATCGGCTGATGACGGATGCGGTGCATGCACACGGCGCGCTGGCGGGTGTCGAACTCTGGGCCGGGGGCGGCATGATCGTGAACCATGCCACCCGGCTTCCTCCGATGGGGTTGCGCAGCCTGCCCCAGACCGACGATGGCGAGGTCCAGCCGGGCCAGACCCGCCCAATGGACCTGACCGACATTGCCGACCTGCGCCGCTGGCACCGCGATGCGGCCCTGCGCGCCGTCGAGGCCGGTTTCGACATCGTCTATGTCTACGCCACCCACGGCTATCTGCTGTCGCAGTTCCTTGACGCACGGACCAACACCCGCACCGACGCCTATGGCGGGCCGTTGGAAAACCGGGTGCGGCTGGTGCGCGAACTGATCGAGGACACGCGGGAGGCCCTGTCCGGCCGCGCCGCGGTCGCGTGCCGCTTCAGCGTCGGGCTGGAAGACGCGGAAAGCTACGATGCCTTCGGCCTGCTCGCCGATCTGCCGGACCTGTGGGACCTGACGGTGCCGGACTACGACATCGAGATGAGCAATTCACGTTTCGTCAGGCAGGGCGCGCTGACCGAAAGCGTGGCGAGGGCCAAGGCCCTGACCGACCGGCCGGTCGTGGCGGTGGGCCGTTTCACCGACCCGGACATGATGGCGCAGGTCATCCGCAGCGGGGCACAGGACATGATCGGCGCCGCCCGCCCGTCCATCGCCGACCCGTTCCTGCCGCTGAAAATCCGCGAGGGGCGCAGCGCGGACATCCGTGAATGCATCGGCTGCAACATCTGCTACGCCCATGACAGCCAGGGCGTTCCGATCCGCTGCACGCAGAACCCCACGATGGGGGATGAGTGGCGGTTGGGATGGCACCCGGAACGCCTTGCCGCCGCGCCGTCGGCGGCGCGTGTTCTCGTGGTCGGTGGCGGCCCCGCGGGGCTGGAAGCGGCCCGTGTGCTGGGCGCGCGCGGCCACGAGGTGATGCTGGCAGAGGCGCGTCGGGTCATGGGCGGCCGCGTGACGCGTGAATCCGCCCTGCCCGGCCTGTCGGAATGGGCGCGGGTCCGCGACTGGCGGCTGGGACAGATCGCGAAAATGGACAACGTCACCCTGTACCCCGAAAGCCGGATCGGGCCGGACGACCTGCCCGCCATGTCCGTCGACCACCTGATCGTGGCCACCGGCGCGCATTGGGCCGACGATACCGTCGGGCGCAACAATCCCTACGGCCTGCACGAGATGGACAGGGACATGATCGTCAGCGCCGACGACGTCCTGGCGGGGCATATGGTGGAGGCGGAACATATCGCGATCTACGACGACGACCACTATTACCACGGCTCGGTCCTCGCACTGGCGTTGCGCAGGGCCGGCCATGACGTGATGCTCGTCACCCCGGCGGGGCGGGTCTGTGAATGGGGGACGTTCACGCAGGAACAATACGCCTCGACCGCGGCGCTGATCGCCGCGGGCGTGCGGATCGTGACGAACCGCGTGATGACGCAGGCGGCGGGCGGGGCCGCGCGCTTGGCCTGCCCCTTCGGCGGCGCGGATATCACGCTGGCCTGCGACGCGGTCCTGCCGCTGACCCGGCGCATACCCGACCGAACCCTGTACGATGCGGTACGCGCGACCGATCACGGCCTGCAAAGCATCAGCCTGATCGGAGACGCCGAAGCGCCCGGACTGATCGCCGCGGCGGTGTATTCGGGCCACCGCGCGGGCATGGAACTGGGCGAGACGGTGGACCTCGCCGCCCGCTACGGGCGGCGGGAGACCTCAGTCTGA
- a CDS encoding phytoene desaturase family protein: MSGAKYDAIIVGAGHNGLTAGCYLAKAGLKTLIVEKNDWIGGAAVSRSLHDGWTYSNCSYVCSLLRREIVRDLELPRFGLQVIPYEGGATFTRDNDYFAYMSDHNALLREIARHSPRDVDSYARFSQTVMRQCRFIRPFLLRGAPDPTSLHPRDLGELAFLVKKAHGLGAKELGETIRFWTMSIGDFLDEHFESDLIKAHLAGSGIIGTGLGVYSPGTAYVLLHHYMGDVDGAIGAWGFARGGMGAISKALGMAFEEAGGEIRKGSGIDSFRIRDGKVVGVALENGDTYDAPIVASNMDVKRTFLQHVDPVEVPDDFTRAVERFKIRGSSAKLNIALDGMPEFPAAPKGAPFLRGDLHCSTSLAELERGYDDWKDGKWSAEPYFDMLIPSQIDPTMAPPGKHMMTVFVQYAPYDLDVDGTRSGRNWNATTRAALADCVYDKMEQAMPDIRQRIVHAEVRTPLDIENEVGLTEGNIFQGELTFDQLLFNRPVPGYSDYTTPIEGLFMVGSSSHPGGGVMAAPGANAAREILRRAGKGREMPRFAA, translated from the coding sequence ATGTCCGGGGCAAAGTACGACGCGATCATCGTGGGGGCGGGGCACAACGGCCTGACCGCCGGCTGCTACCTCGCCAAGGCGGGGCTCAAGACCCTGATTGTCGAGAAGAACGACTGGATCGGCGGGGCTGCGGTCAGCCGGTCCCTGCATGACGGCTGGACCTATTCCAATTGTTCCTATGTCTGCTCGCTCCTGCGCCGGGAGATCGTGCGCGACCTTGAACTGCCGCGTTTCGGCCTTCAGGTGATTCCCTACGAGGGCGGGGCGACCTTCACCCGCGATAATGACTATTTTGCCTACATGTCGGATCACAACGCGCTGCTGCGTGAAATCGCCCGGCACAGCCCGCGCGACGTGGATTCCTACGCGCGTTTCTCGCAGACGGTGATGCGCCAGTGCCGTTTCATCCGGCCCTTCCTGCTGCGCGGCGCGCCCGATCCCACGTCGCTGCATCCGCGGGACCTCGGTGAACTGGCGTTCCTCGTGAAAAAGGCGCATGGCCTCGGGGCGAAGGAACTGGGGGAGACGATCCGCTTCTGGACCATGTCCATCGGCGATTTCCTCGACGAGCATTTCGAAAGCGATCTCATAAAGGCGCATCTTGCCGGGTCCGGGATCATCGGAACGGGGCTGGGGGTGTATTCCCCCGGCACCGCCTACGTGCTGTTGCATCACTACATGGGCGACGTGGACGGCGCGATCGGCGCGTGGGGCTTCGCGCGCGGTGGCATGGGGGCGATTTCCAAGGCGCTCGGCATGGCCTTCGAAGAGGCGGGCGGCGAGATCCGCAAGGGCTCGGGTATCGACAGTTTCCGGATCAGAGACGGCAAGGTCGTGGGTGTCGCGCTGGAGAACGGCGATACCTACGATGCCCCCATCGTGGCGTCGAACATGGATGTGAAGCGCACCTTCCTGCAGCATGTGGACCCGGTCGAGGTGCCCGACGACTTCACGAGGGCGGTCGAACGGTTCAAGATTCGCGGGTCGTCGGCCAAGCTGAATATCGCGCTGGACGGGATGCCGGAGTTTCCGGCCGCGCCCAAGGGGGCGCCGTTCCTGCGGGGCGATCTTCACTGCTCCACCTCCCTGGCCGAGCTGGAGCGCGGCTACGACGACTGGAAAGACGGCAAATGGTCGGCCGAGCCCTATTTCGACATGCTGATCCCCAGCCAGATCGACCCGACCATGGCGCCGCCGGGCAAGCACATGATGACCGTCTTCGTGCAATACGCCCCCTACGACCTCGACGTGGACGGCACACGGTCCGGCCGGAACTGGAACGCGACGACCCGCGCGGCGCTCGCCGATTGCGTCTATGACAAGATGGAGCAGGCGATGCCCGACATCCGCCAGCGGATCGTCCACGCGGAGGTGCGTACGCCGCTCGACATCGAGAACGAGGTGGGCCTGACAGAAGGCAACATCTTCCAGGGTGAACTGACCTTCGACCAGCTTCTCTTCAATCGGCCCGTGCCGGGTTATTCCGATTACACCACGCCGATCGAAGGGTTGTTCATGGTGGGGTCGTCCAGTCATCCGGGAGGCGGCGTGATGGCCGCGCCGGGCGCGAACGCGGCGCGCGAGATCCTGCGCCGGGCCGGCAAGGGGCGCGAGATGCCGAGGTTCGCGGCATGA